A DNA window from Gemella massiliensis contains the following coding sequences:
- a CDS encoding prepilin peptidase, which yields MEKGVLLCFYVVIMSVFASGIKCFIDSSNKRSFLYRRSCCDSCKHLLGLSDLIPIVSFIISKGRCRYCHTHIPIDIFMYEVVASTLTLLYFIFQEQFIFLSIFHLVIAVLLSFISIEDVKHFEVVDELFFPLLFCSIIFAIYNFKFFSFYNFFGLIVLFHILYFLTRFKMGYGDIKIFCILALSLNFYEGLYLLIFTFLYAGGFAVGLLILNKVKKGSKIALVPFITLSYLTIILIREAILW from the coding sequence ATGGAAAAGGGAGTATTACTTTGTTTTTATGTTGTAATAATGAGTGTATTTGCAAGTGGAATAAAATGTTTTATTGACAGTAGCAATAAAAGAAGTTTCTTATATAGAAGAAGTTGTTGCGATAGCTGTAAGCACCTATTGGGGTTAAGTGATTTAATACCGATTGTGAGTTTTATTATCAGTAAAGGGCGTTGCCGCTATTGTCATACTCATATTCCTATTGATATTTTTATGTATGAAGTTGTTGCAAGTACGTTAACCTTATTATATTTTATTTTTCAGGAGCAGTTTATTTTTTTAAGTATTTTTCATCTTGTAATTGCTGTTTTACTTTCCTTTATTTCTATTGAAGATGTGAAGCATTTTGAAGTGGTTGATGAATTATTTTTCCCGTTATTATTTTGCAGTATAATTTTTGCAATTTATAATTTTAAATTTTTTTCTTTCTATAATTTTTTTGGATTAATTGTTCTATTTCATATTTTATATTTTTTAACACGTTTTAAAATGGGATACGGTGATATAAAAATTTTTTGTATTTTAGCTCTTAGTCTTAATTTTTACGAGGGATTGTATTTGCTGATTTTTACTTTTTTATATGCCGGAGGTTTTGCGGTAGGGTTATTAATTTTAAATAAAGTAAAAAAAGGGTCTAAGATTGCTTTGGTGCCGTTTATTACTTTATCCTATTTAACAATAATTTTAATAAGGGAGGCAATTTTATGGTAA
- a CDS encoding ABC transporter permease — MEFRRSLNNKLFLFITLSSYVMFVFGYILLKTIDNINQVNYYQFILSVYTVFTQFGPLIISIPIINFINVDYKEKNIIFYKTLNYTVFKYFFEKILVVCFWYFLSTISSLIILSLYYNKFDDFLIICFYFISVIISILLTSGIFAYLFSNILFSFGVNIVFWIAGIVINSILGGSSIFSFFDATNKTYKGFEKYFSTGDYSMLNIPEILLYIASIFVLVLIILGVMKKSWIKNGI, encoded by the coding sequence ATGGAATTTAGACGATCTTTAAATAATAAATTGTTTTTATTCATAACTTTATCGTCATATGTTATGTTTGTATTTGGATATATTTTGCTGAAGACTATAGATAATATAAATCAAGTTAATTATTATCAATTTATTCTGTCTGTATATACGGTATTTACTCAGTTCGGTCCGTTAATAATATCTATTCCTATTATAAATTTTATTAATGTTGATTATAAAGAAAAAAATATTATATTTTATAAAACTTTAAACTATACAGTTTTTAAATATTTTTTCGAAAAAATTTTAGTGGTTTGTTTTTGGTATTTCCTATCGACTATATCATCACTGATAATACTATCTCTGTACTATAATAAATTTGATGATTTTTTAATAATATGTTTTTATTTTATTAGTGTAATTATTAGTATTTTATTAACTTCCGGTATCTTTGCATATTTATTTTCTAATATACTTTTTTCATTCGGAGTGAATATAGTTTTTTGGATAGCAGGAATAGTTATAAATAGCATATTAGGTGGAAGTTCAATTTTTTCTTTCTTTGACGCTACCAATAAGACTTACAAAGGTTTTGAAAAGTATTTTTCTACAGGTGATTATAGTATGTTAAATATACCGGAAATTTTACTATATATTGCTTCTATTTTTGTTTTAGTATTAATAATATTAGGAGTTATGAAAAAGTCTTGGATAAAGAACGGTATTTAA
- the serS gene encoding serine--tRNA ligase, producing the protein MLDIKLFRANPEMVKQKLAARNLETDVVDLLIDLDKKRRTLLVKVEDLKALRNKKSEEIAILKRKREDASDVITDMKNVSDEITALDIEVKQISDEVNEKIIRIPNLISDETPIGEDEDENIEVRRIGQVREFGFEPKAHWDLVEELDIVDFERAAKIAGSRFVFYKKAGALLERALINFMLDTHVLEHGYEEFMVPQLVNRNSLFGTGQFPKFVEDVYTIESEGLTLIPTAEVPLTNYYNGEILSEDMLPKAVTSFSVCFRSEAGSAGRDTRGLIRLHQFNKVEMVRFAKPENSYEQLEIMTSHAENILKKLNLPYRVITLCSGDTGFSSAKTYDIEVWLPSYNAYKEISSCSNCTDFQARRANMRFKREDTGKIEFIHTLNGSGLAVGRCLAAIIENYQNEDGSITIPEVLRPYMRNIEKIEKI; encoded by the coding sequence ATGTTAGATATTAAACTATTTAGAGCAAATCCTGAAATGGTTAAACAAAAATTAGCGGCTCGTAACCTCGAAACAGATGTTGTCGATTTATTAATCGATCTTGATAAAAAACGTCGTACTCTTCTTGTTAAAGTAGAAGACCTAAAAGCACTTCGTAATAAAAAAAGTGAAGAAATCGCTATTTTAAAAAGAAAACGTGAAGATGCCAGTGATGTTATAACTGATATGAAAAACGTATCTGATGAAATTACTGCATTAGATATTGAAGTAAAACAAATCTCTGATGAAGTCAACGAAAAAATTATTCGTATTCCTAATCTAATTTCTGATGAAACACCAATAGGTGAAGATGAAGACGAAAATATCGAAGTACGTCGAATCGGTCAGGTCAGAGAGTTTGGCTTTGAACCGAAAGCACACTGGGATCTTGTCGAAGAACTGGATATTGTTGACTTTGAACGTGCTGCTAAAATAGCCGGTAGCCGTTTTGTATTCTATAAAAAAGCCGGAGCATTACTGGAACGTGCCTTAATTAATTTTATGCTGGATACTCATGTTCTAGAACATGGTTATGAAGAATTTATGGTTCCACAATTAGTTAATCGTAATTCATTATTCGGTACCGGACAGTTTCCTAAATTTGTTGAAGACGTTTATACAATAGAATCAGAAGGATTAACGCTTATTCCAACTGCTGAAGTTCCTTTAACAAACTACTACAACGGTGAAATACTAAGCGAAGATATGTTACCGAAAGCAGTTACATCATTTAGTGTTTGCTTCCGTTCAGAAGCCGGAAGTGCCGGGCGTGATACTCGAGGTTTAATTCGTCTTCATCAATTCAATAAAGTTGAAATGGTTCGCTTTGCTAAACCGGAAAATTCATATGAACAACTTGAAATCATGACTTCACATGCAGAAAATATATTAAAAAAATTAAACCTACCATATCGTGTTATCACGCTATGCTCAGGTGATACCGGATTTTCTAGCGCAAAAACCTATGATATTGAAGTATGGTTACCAAGCTATAATGCTTATAAAGAAATAAGTTCTTGCTCTAACTGTACCGACTTCCAAGCAAGACGTGCTAATATGCGTTTTAAACGTGAAGACACCGGAAAAATAGAATTTATACACACGTTAAACGGTTCAGGTTTAGCTGTCGGTCGATGCTTAGCAGCAATTATCGAAAACTATCAAAATGAAGACGGTTCTATCACAATACCGGAAGTTTTACGCCCATACATGAGAAATATTGAAAAAATAGAAAAAATCTAA
- a CDS encoding ABC transporter ATP-binding protein yields MKEIIIVKRLSKDYIIKNRISFFNTEKIIKQALKDINFSIKEGEIVGYIGNNGAGESTTIKLLLGILTSTKGSIKVFGKDPFVNRQKNAENIGVLFGQKSHLWWDLPLIDSFEYLSKIYEVDNKKWLDYLITELNVKEYLYQPVRQLSLGQRMRGEFIASIIHKPQLVFLDEPTIGLDIETKKKIMELILKINEKYNTTIILTTHEISDIEKVCKRMILISDGEINYDGEVKSFKKIFNKYKKLKMHGENIVDLNEEGIFPLRTNIDSKEFVFDENKFSVLDIIKLIPIYKF; encoded by the coding sequence ATGAAAGAGATAATTATTGTTAAAAGACTTAGTAAAGACTACATAATAAAAAATAGAATTAGCTTTTTCAATACGGAAAAGATAATTAAACAAGCATTGAAGGACATAAATTTTAGTATAAAAGAAGGTGAAATTGTAGGATATATAGGAAATAATGGAGCTGGGGAATCCACAACTATAAAATTACTGTTAGGGATACTAACTAGTACAAAAGGATCAATAAAAGTGTTTGGTAAAGATCCATTTGTTAATAGGCAAAAAAATGCTGAAAATATAGGTGTGCTATTTGGACAAAAATCACATTTATGGTGGGATTTACCATTAATTGATTCTTTTGAGTATTTATCAAAAATCTATGAAGTAGATAATAAAAAATGGTTAGATTATTTGATAACAGAATTAAATGTAAAAGAGTACTTATATCAACCAGTGAGGCAACTTTCTTTAGGACAAAGAATGCGCGGAGAATTTATAGCTAGTATTATTCATAAGCCTCAATTGGTGTTCTTAGATGAACCAACAATTGGTTTAGATATAGAAACAAAGAAGAAGATTATGGAATTAATACTAAAAATAAATGAGAAGTATAATACAACTATCATACTAACAACTCATGAGATTTCGGATATTGAAAAAGTATGTAAGAGAATGATTTTAATTAGTGATGGTGAAATAAACTATGACGGTGAAGTGAAAAGCTTTAAGAAAATTTTTAATAAATATAAAAAATTAAAAATGCATGGAGAAAATATAGTAGATTTAAATGAAGAAGGAATATTTCCTTTACGTACAAATATTGATTCTAAAGAATTTGTTTTTGATGAAAATAAGTTTAGTGTTTTAGATATAATAAAATTAATACCAATCTATAAGTTTTAA
- a CDS encoding alpha/beta fold hydrolase: MKNIVLIHGTWCDGSVWGEFAVELEKLGLRVYTPSLRYHDLPYKEVEEKVGTVSLNDYVEDIVQLVESLNEPPIILGHSLGGLIAQLVAVRTKVEGIVLMGTAPATGIFAFYPNMIICFYKHFLRWGFWKKPMPPYKHAFYDYCMNNQELHDKEREFAKLVPESGFVYFQMALPFLDRQKGASVDFDKVTEPVLVITGTDDKMVSPNIAKATAKRYKNSELKIIQGSDHMYEAPKFRSVTISIINEWLEKNNFK; the protein is encoded by the coding sequence ATGAAGAATATTGTTTTGATTCATGGTACATGGTGTGACGGAAGTGTCTGGGGAGAATTCGCTGTGGAATTGGAAAAACTAGGTTTAAGAGTTTATACACCAAGTCTTCGATACCATGATTTACCGTATAAAGAAGTTGAAGAAAAAGTCGGAACGGTAAGCCTTAATGATTATGTGGAGGATATTGTGCAACTGGTAGAAAGTTTAAATGAACCGCCGATAATATTAGGGCATTCACTCGGTGGATTGATAGCACAACTAGTAGCTGTTAGAACAAAGGTAGAGGGTATTGTACTTATGGGAACGGCACCGGCTACAGGAATTTTTGCTTTTTATCCAAATATGATAATTTGTTTTTATAAACATTTTTTACGTTGGGGTTTTTGGAAAAAGCCTATGCCACCATATAAGCATGCTTTTTATGATTACTGTATGAATAATCAGGAATTACATGATAAAGAAAGAGAATTTGCTAAGCTGGTTCCGGAGTCCGGTTTTGTATATTTTCAAATGGCATTACCGTTTTTAGATAGACAAAAAGGTGCAAGTGTAGATTTTGATAAAGTAACAGAACCGGTTCTAGTAATAACCGGCACAGATGATAAAATGGTTTCACCCAATATCGCAAAAGCTACAGCGAAACGTTATAAAAATTCTGAATTAAAAATTATTCAAGGTTCTGATCATATGTACGAAGCACCGAAATTTAGAAGTGTTACAATATCAATTATAAACGAGTGGTTAGAAAAAAATAATTTTAAATAA
- the radC gene encoding RadC family protein: MVKGYTIKELEMDERPREKLRTLGATSLSDREILAILLRTGTKEKNVLELATGILKDAGGIRNLREVTFNELTKHKGIGDEKAIHILANIEFARRIYATEQPEVICNNPNVIAHYLKSSLENLTQEIFITLDINTKGKILQQREVFKGSLSMSIIHPREIFKNAIKNSASSVICIHNHPSGDATPSLEDIKTTVNLLEVGEIVGIEMLDHIIIAKTGYVSIRRVLNYLTEENIDYKKEKITQKQLQHIIRKYKIVNKY, from the coding sequence ATGGTAAAGGGATATACGATTAAAGAGTTAGAGATGGATGAACGCCCAAGGGAGAAATTAAGAACACTTGGTGCAACATCTCTTAGTGATAGAGAAATTTTGGCAATACTTTTAAGAACGGGAACAAAAGAAAAAAATGTGTTAGAACTTGCTACCGGTATTTTAAAAGATGCCGGAGGAATAAGGAATCTTCGTGAGGTAACTTTTAATGAATTAACTAAGCATAAAGGAATTGGTGATGAAAAAGCCATTCATATACTAGCAAATATTGAATTTGCAAGAAGAATTTATGCAACCGAGCAACCTGAAGTAATATGCAATAACCCTAATGTAATAGCACATTATTTAAAATCCTCATTAGAAAATTTAACACAAGAAATTTTTATTACACTTGATATTAATACAAAGGGAAAAATCTTACAACAGCGAGAAGTCTTTAAAGGTAGTCTTAGTATGTCAATTATTCACCCGCGAGAAATTTTCAAAAATGCAATAAAAAACAGTGCATCAAGTGTAATATGTATTCACAATCACCCGAGTGGTGATGCAACACCATCGTTGGAAGATATTAAAACAACGGTTAATTTATTAGAAGTTGGGGAGATAGTGGGAATAGAGATGTTAGACCACATTATTATAGCAAAAACCGGTTATGTAAGTATACGACGTGTTTTAAATTATTTAACTGAGGAAAATATCGATTATAAAAAAGAAAAAATCACACAAAAACAGTTGCAACATATTATTAGAAAATATAAAATTGTAAATAAATATTAA
- a CDS encoding MetQ/NlpA family ABC transporter substrate-binding protein → MKKILSFVASLLALVVVLTACSSKSSEKKGIDVEKLDPSNPVTVKVGATNVPHAVLLEHVKPQLEKEGIKLDIITYQDYYVPNKTLNDKEIDINYFQHLPFLENAVKENGYKIENAGAVHLEPIGLYSKKVKDVSELKDGAQILVSNNKSEWGRVIKLLAKKGLVKVKDGVDPITATFDDISENPKNLKFSYENDPALMTKFYENGEGDLVSINANFAVDNGLNPIKDPVLVEEATEDNPYGNILAVREGDKDKIVVKKILEALKSEDTKKFIQEKWNGAVLPVK, encoded by the coding sequence ATGAAGAAAATATTATCATTCGTTGCAAGTCTTTTAGCACTTGTAGTAGTTTTAACAGCTTGTTCAAGTAAATCAAGCGAGAAAAAAGGTATTGATGTTGAAAAATTAGACCCGAGCAATCCTGTAACTGTTAAAGTAGGAGCAACTAACGTTCCACATGCGGTATTATTGGAGCATGTTAAACCACAGTTGGAAAAAGAAGGAATCAAATTAGATATTATTACTTACCAAGATTATTATGTACCTAACAAAACGTTAAACGATAAAGAAATAGATATTAACTATTTCCAACACCTACCGTTTTTAGAAAATGCGGTCAAAGAAAATGGTTATAAAATTGAAAATGCCGGCGCAGTACACTTAGAACCGATCGGGTTATACTCTAAAAAAGTAAAAGATGTTTCTGAGTTAAAAGATGGAGCACAGATATTAGTAAGTAATAATAAATCTGAGTGGGGACGTGTAATTAAATTATTAGCTAAAAAAGGATTGGTAAAAGTTAAAGATGGTGTTGATCCGATAACAGCTACATTTGATGATATTTCTGAAAACCCTAAAAACTTGAAATTCAGTTACGAGAATGATCCTGCCTTAATGACTAAGTTCTACGAAAATGGAGAGGGTGATTTAGTTTCTATTAATGCCAATTTTGCGGTTGATAATGGTTTGAACCCGATAAAAGATCCTGTTTTGGTTGAAGAAGCAACAGAAGATAACCCATATGGTAACATTTTGGCAGTACGTGAAGGAGATAAAGATAAAATTGTTGTTAAGAAAATTTTGGAAGCATTAAAATCGGAAGATACTAAAAAATTCATTCAAGAAAAATGGAATGGTGCGGTATTACCTGTTAAATAA
- a CDS encoding ATP-binding cassette domain-containing protein codes for MKFKNFSLKVGNKKLFDDVNIEFSSGISHLIGRNGSGKSCLVKTLEKRFDYSGEVCATDFVIIASYSNIPSDLKWSDLERVLNNDKCFIDKLKDTLNMQNIDKNIQISKLSDGQKQKLKLLFYLMKKPKIIIFDEFTNGLDKQTTLELYKFIKNYINEFKETICLNITHNMADLSELEGKYYLIENNNIKEYKNKEIVIEKYIKGDI; via the coding sequence ATGAAATTTAAAAATTTTTCTTTGAAAGTAGGAAATAAAAAATTATTTGATGATGTAAATATAGAGTTTAGTAGCGGAATATCGCATTTAATAGGCAGAAATGGATCTGGGAAATCTTGTCTAGTAAAGACATTGGAGAAAAGATTTGATTATTCTGGAGAAGTGTGTGCAACTGATTTTGTAATAATAGCTTCATATAGTAATATTCCTTCTGACTTAAAGTGGAGCGATTTAGAGAGAGTATTAAATAATGACAAGTGTTTTATTGATAAATTAAAAGATACACTTAATATGCAAAATATAGATAAAAATATTCAAATATCAAAATTAAGCGATGGACAAAAACAAAAATTAAAATTATTATTTTATTTAATGAAAAAACCTAAGATTATTATTTTTGACGAATTTACAAATGGACTAGATAAACAAACTACATTAGAATTGTATAAATTCATAAAAAATTATATTAACGAATTTAAAGAAACTATATGTTTAAATATTACACATAACATGGCGGATTTGTCTGAGTTAGAAGGGAAATATTATTTAATAGAGAATAATAATATAAAAGAGTATAAAAACAAAGAAATAGTTATTGAAAAATATATAAAAGGAGATATATAA
- the rlmH gene encoding 23S rRNA (pseudouridine(1915)-N(3))-methyltransferase RlmH, giving the protein MKVTLLCVGKVKEKFYREAIKEYEKRLSAYVKLTTVEIPDEKVKVENSSEIAVAMEKEGNNILSKIKDTQYVITLEILGESISSEKFSEKINNLMTTGKSDVVLVIGGSYGLSDSVKKRSNYALSFSKMTFPHQMMRVILLEQVYRAYRIIMGASYHK; this is encoded by the coding sequence ATGAAAGTAACATTGTTATGTGTTGGAAAGGTAAAAGAAAAATTTTATAGAGAAGCTATAAAAGAATATGAAAAACGCCTTAGTGCATATGTTAAATTAACAACGGTTGAAATACCGGATGAAAAGGTTAAAGTTGAAAATTCATCAGAAATAGCAGTTGCGATGGAAAAAGAGGGAAACAATATTTTATCCAAAATAAAAGATACGCAATATGTTATTACCTTGGAAATACTCGGTGAAAGTATTTCAAGTGAGAAATTTTCAGAAAAAATCAATAACTTAATGACAACTGGAAAGAGTGATGTGGTACTTGTGATAGGTGGAAGTTATGGATTATCCGATAGTGTCAAAAAACGAAGTAACTATGCACTTTCATTTAGTAAAATGACTTTCCCACATCAAATGATGCGTGTTATTTTACTTGAACAGGTATATAGGGCATATCGTATAATTATGGGAGCAAGTTATCATAAGTAA
- a CDS encoding alanine/glycine:cation symporter family protein encodes MDNLLTWLTNLNDFIWTYFLIGLVVVTGVYFTFSTNFIQFTYIKEMFRLITEKPKIGKNGEKKGVSAFQAFTISAASRVGTGTIAGVAIAIAMGGPGSVFWMWIVALFGGASSFAESTLAQVYKVRDRKGVYRGGPAYYMEKGLGQKWMAILFAIVISITYGIAFNSVQTNTIAQSLAVYNINPKVAGGVLLALTVFVIFGGVTKVVKITQWLVPIMAVIYLFIVLIIMVINYDKLPTVLGQIVKSAFGIEQVGGGVIGMATSILLGVKRGMFTNEAGLGSTPNAAATAESSHPAKQGFIQTLGVYFDTCLVCTATAFLILLYPGVEYGNDKLQGIKLTQAALTSQIGSIGTIFLIVAIFLFGYSSVIGNYYYGETNIQYLIPKKWAVNIYRVIVCIFVYIGSVMDLNLVWGLADVTMGVMSLLNLIAIIGLSSIVYVVLKDYVKQHKQGKNPEFYLDNLPIKIDNADCWKNKKEN; translated from the coding sequence ATGGATAATTTGTTAACATGGTTAACTAATTTAAACGATTTTATATGGACGTATTTTCTAATAGGGCTTGTTGTGGTGACGGGGGTATATTTTACATTCAGTACAAATTTTATACAGTTCACTTATATAAAAGAAATGTTTAGATTAATTACAGAAAAACCGAAAATAGGAAAAAATGGAGAAAAAAAAGGAGTATCGGCATTTCAAGCATTTACAATATCAGCAGCATCACGTGTTGGAACGGGGACTATAGCAGGGGTTGCAATTGCGATCGCAATGGGAGGACCCGGTTCTGTATTTTGGATGTGGATTGTTGCACTTTTTGGTGGTGCTTCTTCATTTGCGGAGTCAACACTTGCTCAAGTATATAAAGTAAGAGATAGAAAGGGTGTCTATCGTGGAGGACCGGCTTATTATATGGAAAAAGGTCTTGGGCAGAAATGGATGGCGATACTGTTTGCCATTGTTATTTCAATAACTTACGGAATTGCATTTAACTCAGTACAAACTAATACAATTGCTCAATCACTGGCGGTTTATAATATTAATCCAAAAGTAGCCGGAGGCGTGTTGTTGGCACTTACTGTTTTTGTTATTTTTGGTGGAGTAACTAAGGTTGTAAAAATAACGCAGTGGTTAGTTCCGATTATGGCAGTCATTTATCTTTTTATTGTTTTAATAATAATGGTTATTAATTATGATAAACTCCCAACAGTGTTAGGACAAATAGTGAAATCAGCTTTTGGTATTGAACAGGTTGGTGGTGGAGTAATTGGAATGGCGACTTCTATTCTTCTTGGGGTAAAACGTGGAATGTTTACCAATGAAGCGGGGTTGGGATCGACACCGAATGCTGCAGCGACCGCAGAGAGTTCACATCCGGCGAAGCAGGGATTTATCCAAACACTTGGAGTATATTTTGACACTTGTCTGGTTTGTACAGCAACAGCATTTTTAATTCTTTTGTATCCGGGAGTAGAATACGGCAACGATAAACTTCAGGGTATTAAATTAACGCAAGCTGCATTAACTTCTCAAATAGGAAGTATCGGAACAATATTTTTAATTGTTGCAATTTTCTTATTTGGATATAGTTCAGTAATTGGAAATTACTATTATGGAGAAACTAATATTCAGTATTTAATACCTAAAAAATGGGCGGTAAATATATATCGTGTTATAGTTTGTATTTTTGTTTATATTGGAAGTGTCATGGATTTGAACTTAGTTTGGGGACTTGCCGATGTAACAATGGGTGTAATGAGTTTGCTTAACTTAATTGCTATAATAGGCTTATCATCGATAGTTTATGTGGTATTAAAAGATTATGTTAAACAACATAAACAAGGGAAAAATCCGGAGTTTTATCTGGATAATTTACCGATAAAAATAGATAATGCTGATTGTTGGAAAAATAAAAAAGAAAACTAA